From the genome of Denticeps clupeoides chromosome 4, fDenClu1.1, whole genome shotgun sequence, one region includes:
- the nrd1a gene encoding nardilysin, giving the protein MPLSNKSKCAAGEHAEPRPHGEPPGDGGGEDRAGDRAGDARIAKSPSDPKQYRYIELSNGLKALLISDFSGSPALEDDEEEEEEEEEEGSGDEEEEEEEEGDSGEGTDEETEEGEEEQDSDFEELDEDHDARKKKACSEKQSAAALCVGVGSFSDPGDLPGLAHFLEHMVFMGSEKYPSENGFDAFLKKHGGSDNASTDCERTIFQFDVQRKHFKEALDRWAQFFICPLMIKDAVDREVEAVDSEYQLAKPSDSHRKEMLFGSLARLDHPMGKFCWGNAETLKHEPKRNAINVYARLREFWRTHYSAHYMTLAVQSKESLDNLEEWVREIFSKIPNNGLPKPDFSDLLDPFDTPAFNKLYRVVPVRKVHALTITWALPPQEKHYRVKPLHYISWLIGHEGTGSILSLLRRKCWALALFGGNSETGFDQNTTYSIFSISITLTDEGFQNFYQVTHLVFQYMKMLQTLGPQQRIYEEIQKIEANEFHYQEQTDPIEYVEDICENMQLFPKEDFLTGDQLMFEYNPQVISSALALLTPDRANLLLLSPEHKGICPMREKWFGTEYSIEDIQQEWRERWTGDFELNPDLHLPAENKFIATDFGLKTSDCPDTEYPVRVANSERGCLWYKKDNKFKIPKAYIRLHLISPVIQKSAKNLVLFDMFVNILTHNLAEPAYEADVAQLEYKLVAAEHGLVIKVKGFNHKLPLLFNLIVDHLADFSATPDVFAMFAEQLKKTYFNVLIKPEKLGKDVRLLILEHARWSVMQKYQAVVDGLAMSDLMDFVGSFKSELYAEGLVQGNFSARESVEFLQYVTEKLQFQKLSAEVPVLFRVVELPQQHHLCKVKSLNKGDANSEVTVYYQSGPKNLREHTLMELLVMHMEEPCFDFLRTKETLGYHVYPTCRNTSGVLGFSVTVETQATKFNTEFVETKIEEFLLGFGEKMSALTDEAFRTQVTALVKLKECEDTHLGEEVDRNWAEVVTQQYVFDRLNREIEALKLMTKSELVSWFLEHRGDSSRKLSVHVVGFGPEESDPEGRRGAEEEPGEELVCSSSSYGEVSKLTFLPASPALASANVITDIHTFTAALKLFPYHKILK; this is encoded by the exons ATGCCCCTGAGCAACAAGTCCAAGTGCGCGGCCGGCGAGCACGCCGAGCCGAGGCCGCATGGGGAGCCGCCCGGGGACGGGGGCGGCGAGGACCGCGCCGGGGACCGCGCCGGGGACGCTCGGATCGCCAAGTCCCCGAGCGACCCCAAGCAGTACAG GTACATTGAGCTGAGTAATGGCCTGAAGGCTCTTCTGATATCGGACTTCAGCGGCAGCCCTGCCCTCgaggacgacgaggaggaggaggaagaagaagaagaagaggggagtggagatgaagaggaggaggaggaggaggagggcgactCAGGGGAGGGCACCGACGAAGAAActgaggagggagaggaagagcagGACAGTGATTTTGAAGAGTTGGACGAAGACCACGATGCAAGGAAGAAAAAAGCGTGCTCAGAGAAGCAG TCCGCAGCTGCTCTCTGCGTCGGCGTGGGCAGCTTCAGCGACCCCGGCGACTTGCCTGGCCTGGCCCATTTTCTCGAACACA tgGTGTTTATGGGCAGCGAGAAGTATCCGTCTGAAAACGGCTTCGACGCCTTCCTGAAAAAGCACGGGGGCAGCGACAACGCCTCGACGGACTGCGAGAGGACCATTTTTCAGTTCGACGTGCAGAGGAAGCACTTCAAAGAGGCTCTGGACAG ATGGGCGCAGTTCTTCATCTGTCCTCTGATGATCAAAGACGCCGTCGACAGGGAGGTGGAGGCGGTTGACAGCG AGTACCAGCTGGCTAAGCCGTCCGACTCCCACCGTAAAGAGATGCTGTTCGGGAGCCTGGCGAGACTCGACCATCCCATGGGCAAGTTCTGCTGGG GGAATGCAGAGACACTGAAGCACGAACCCAAGAGAAACGCCATCAACGTTTACGCCCGCTTGCGCGAGTTCTGGAGGACCCATTACTCCGCACACTACATGACCTTGGCGGTCCAGTCCAAAG AGAGTCTGGACAATTTAGAAGAATGGGTGAGAGAGATCTTCAGCAAGATCCCAAACAA TGGGCTGCCGAAACCCGACTTCTCCGACCTGCTGGATCCCTTCGACACGCCAGCTTTTAACAAGCTGTACAGAG tggtgCCTGTTAGAAAGGTTCACGCTCTCACCATCACCTGGGCGCTGCCCCCGCAGGAGAAGCACTACAG GGTGAAGCCGCTTCATTACATCTCCTGGCTAATTGGCCATGAAGGAACTGGCAGCATCCTCTCCCTGCTGAGGAGGAA aTGCTGGGCTCTGGCTCTCTTTGGTGGCAACAGTGAAACGGGCTTTGACCAGAACACCACCTACTCCATTTTTAGCATCTCCATCACCCTGACGGATGAGGGCTTCCAGAACTTCTACCAG GTGACCCACCTGGTGTTCCAGTACATGAAGATGCTCCAGACGCTCGGGCCGCAGCAGAG AATATACGAAGAGATTCAGAAGATCGAGGCAAACGAATTCCACTATCAGGAGCAG ACAGACCCCATAGAGTATGTAGAGGACATCTGCGAGAACATGCAGCTGTTCCCCAAAGAAGACTTCCTTACAGGAGACCAGCTCATGTTTGAATACAACCCCCAG GTAATCTCTTCTGCCCTGGCCCTGCTGACGCCTGATAGGGCCAACCTCCTGCTGCTGTCCCCCGAGCACAAGGGCATCTGTCCAATGAGGGAAAAGTGGTTTGGCACAGAGTACAGTATTGAAG ACATTCAGCAGGAGTGGAGGGAACGTTGGACTGGAGATTTTGAGCTGAACCCAGATCTGCATCTTCCTGCTGAGAACAAGTTTATTG CGACGGATTTCGGCCTCAAAACATCAGACTGTCCCGACACAGAGTACCCGGTTCGAGTCGCCAACAGCGAGAGAGGATGTCTCTGGTACAAGAAGGACAACAAGTTTAAGATACCAAAGG CGTACATCAGGCTTCACCTCATCTCCCCAGTCATCCAGAAGTCTGCTAAAAA CCTGGTGCTCTTTGACATGTTCGTGAACATCCTGACGCACAACTTGGCTGAGCCGGCGTACGAGGCAGACGTGGCCCAGCTGGAGTACAAGCTGGTAGCCGCGGAGCACGGCCTTGTCATCAAGGTCAAGGGCTTCAACCACAAGCTGCCT TTGCTGTTCAACCTCATCGTGGACCACCTGGCTGACTTCAGCGCCACGCCGGACGTCTTTGCCATGTTTGCTGAGCAGCTGAAGAAGACGTACTTCAACGTCCTGATAAAGCCGGAGAAGCTGGGCAA GGACGTGAGACTGCTGATTCTGGAGCACGCCCGCTGGTCTGTGATGCAGAAGTACCAGGCTGTGGTCGACGGTCTCGCCATGTCCGACCTCATGGACTTTGTGGGCAGTTTTAAGTCGGAGCTGTATGCTGAAGGCCTGGTTCAGGGCAACTTCAGCGCCAGG GAGTCTGTGGAGTTCCTTCAGTACGTCACAGA AAAATTGCAGTTCCAGAAGCTGTCAGCAGAGGTCCCTGTTCTCTTCAGGGTGGTAGAGCTGCCTCAGCAGCACCACCTCTGCAAGGTCAAGTCTCTCAACAAAGGAGACGCCAACTCGGAGGTCACCGTGTACTACCAG TCCGGGCCCAAGAACCTGCGGGAGCACACGCTGATGGAGCTGCTGGTG ATGCACATGGAGGAGCCTTGCTTTGACTTCCTGAGGACCAAAGAGACTCTGGG ATACCACGTGTACCCCACCTGCCGGAACACCTCGGGGGTCCTGGGCTTCTCGGTCACCGTGGAGACGCAGGCGACAAAGTTCAA CACGGAGTTCGTGGAGACGAAGATCGAGGAGTTCCTGCTTGGCTTCGGGGAGAAGATGAGCGCCCTGACGGACGAGGCCTTCAGAACCCAGGTGACCGCTCTGGTCAAGCTGAAGGAGTGCGAGGACACGCACTTGGGCGAGGAGGTGGACCGGAACTGGGCGGAGGTCGTCACCCAGCAGTACGTCTTCGACAGGCTCAACCGAGAG ATTGAGGCGCTGAAACTCATGACGAAGTCGGAACTGGTGTCCTGGTTCCTGGAGCACCGTGGcgacagcagcaggaagctCAGTGTTCAC GTGGTTGGATTTGGACCCGAGGAGAGTGACCCTGAGGGACGCCGTGGGGCCGAGGAAGAGCCGGGCGAGGAACTGGTTTGCAGCTCGTCCTCGTACGGGGAGGTGTCCAAACTGACCTTCCTGCCGGCGTCCCCGGCGCTGGCCTCAGCCAACGTCATCACCGACATACACACTTTTACTGCCGCGCTCAAACTCTTCCCCTACCACAAAATCCTGAAGTGA